One Xenopus tropicalis strain Nigerian chromosome 8, UCB_Xtro_10.0, whole genome shotgun sequence genomic window carries:
- the slc50a1 gene encoding sugar transporter SWEET1, with the protein MDWMWLLSGACIVFTLGMFSSGLSDLRVMVAKRSVENIQFLPFLTTDLNNLGWFYYGYLKGDGTLIIVNLIGASLQTLYMAAYILYSLERRYVVSQVLVSLGVLFLAHCYFTLWTPDINSRLNQLGLFCSIFTISMYLSPLADLAQIIKSKSTKCLSFPLTVATFLTSTSWVLYGWVQSDLYITVPNFPGIVTSLLRFWLFSRYPPDQPAYSLL; encoded by the exons ATGGACTGGATGTGGCTGCTCTCCGGGGCCTGTATCGTCTTCACCCTGGGGATGTTCTCCAGCGGCCT GTCAGACCTGCGGGTGATGGTTGCCAAGCGGAGTGTAGAGAATATTCAGTTCCTGCCGTTTCTGACTACAGATCTGAA TAACCTGGGCTGGTTCTATTACGGGTACCTGAAGGGAGATGGGACCCTCATTATAGTCAACTTGATTGGCGCCTCGTTGCAGACCCTGTACATGGCGGCGTATATACTGTACTCACTTGAGAGG CGCTACGTTGTCAGTCAGGTCCTGGTGTCGCTGGGGGTTCTGTTTCTGGCCCATTGTTACTTCACCCTCTGGACCCCCGATATCAACTCGCGCCTGAACCAACTGGGCCTGTTCTGCAGCATCTTCACCATAAGCATGTACCTCTCCCCACTGGCCGACCTG gcccaaatCATAAAGAGCAAATCGACCAAGTGCCTCTCCTTCCCGCTGACTGTGGCCACGTTCCTCACCTCCACTTCCTGGGTGCTGTACGGCTGGGTGCAGAGCGACCTGTATATCACG GTGCCCAACTTCCCTGGCATCGTGACCAGCTTGCTGCGCTTCTGGCTCTTCTCCCGGTACCCCCCAGACCAGCCTGCCTATAGCCTCCTGTAA
- the dpm3 gene encoding dolichyl-phosphate mannosyltransferase polypeptide 3 has product MTKLAEWLLALSVLGAAWVTLNFNLLGLDLPPPLQQLLWPLPVYLLVVFGCYSLATIGYRVATFNDCEDAARELQQQISEAKRDLALKGLKF; this is encoded by the coding sequence ATGACCAAGCTGGCAGAGTGGCTACTGGCACTGAGTGTCCTGGGGGCCGCCTGGGTTACCCTGAACTTTAACTTGCTGGGCTTGGATCTGCCCCCGCCCCTCCAGCAGCTCCTGTGGCCCCTGCCTGTTTATCTGCTGGTCGTGTTTGGCTGCTACTCTCTGGCCACCATTGGCTACCGCGTGGCAACCTTCAACGACTGCGAGGATGCGGCCCGGGAACTGCAGCAGCAAATCAGCGAGGCAAAGAGAGACTTGGCCCTGAAAGGCCTGAAATTCTGA